A genome region from Pyrenophora tritici-repentis strain M4 chromosome 9, whole genome shotgun sequence includes the following:
- a CDS encoding Tas, oxidoreductase (related to aryl-alcohol dehydrogenase), with protein sequence MATTPVELASTTHTFPTRQKAIPYTFANGKRTPLSSILPPLVFGTATFNHLYNSDPFALDTTGLVTSALTHGIRAFDTSPYYGPSEQLLGDALATPFVRETFPRNSYMILTKVGRIANEEFDYSKEWVRESVNRSLERLQTDYLDLVYCHDVEFVSPAEVLEAVKELRRIRDEEGTIRYVGISGYPLDVLGDMAELILRETGEPLDVVQSYANFTLQNQTLAGERGILRLKNAGVDVVPNASILGMGLLRRDGIPVGALGDFHPAPASLREAVRKASNFCDEHGERIEVIAIRFALETWTSAGALCGSRGDPASGVPWKQESIDDVGGSKLGVSVIGVSRASELEKTMLVWRSILDGLEGGQETAARAGRWYRAWELSTNRKRTVQILAEGVQEVLGDGFDYSWASPSPGYVNKRAKKGKTVEQGDAGAPWLTPAASPEAVPVKDAGEVAEEKSLPLR encoded by the coding sequence ATGGCGACTACGCCTGTTGAACTTGCGTCGACGACACACACCTTTCCTACGCGCCAAAAGGCTATCCCATACACGTTTGCCAATGGCAAGCGCACCCCACTATCCTCCATTCTGCCACCCCTCGTCTTCGGAACCGCCACGTTTAACCACCTATACAACAGCGACCCTTTTGCGCTCGACACGACGGGTTTGGTAACATCAGCGCTTACACACGGTATCCGCGCCTTTGACACATCACCATACTACGGCCCCTCTGAGCAATTACTCGGCGATGCGCTCGCAACTCCATTCGTCCGGGAGACCTTCCCCAGGAACTCATACATGATCTTGACAAAGGTCGGGCGGATAGCGAACGAGGAATTCGACTACAGCAAGGAGTGGGTGCGCGAGAGTGTCAACCGGAGTTTGGAGCGACTGCAAACCGACTATCTGGACCTCGTCTACTGCCACGATGTGGAGTTTGTAAGCCCAGCAGAGGTGTTGGAGGCAGTCAAGGAGCTGCGGCGCATACGAGACGAGGAGGGCACAATCCGCTACGTTGGTATCTCTGGATACCCGCTCGATGTCTTGGGCGACATGGCCGAACTCATCCTGCGCGAGACAGGCGAGCCGCTCGACGTGGTGCAATCGTACGCCAACTTCACACTCCAGAACCAGACACTCGCGGGTGAGCGCGGCATCTTGCGCCTCAAGAACGCAGGCGTCGACGTGGTGCCCAACGCTTCCATCCTCGGCATGGGACTCTTGCGTCGCGACGGAATCCCCGTTGGAGCCCTCGGCGACTTCCACCCCGCGCCCGCCTCGCTCCGCGAAGCCGTCCGCAAAGCCAGCAACTTCTGCGACGAGCACGGCGAGCGAATCGAAGTCATTGCCATTCGTTTTGCGCTCGAGACGTGGACGTCTGCCGGCGCGCTGTGTGGCTCTCGCGGCGACCCCGCGTCCGGTGTGCCCTGGAAGCAAGAATCCATCGACGATGTGGGCGGCTCCAAGCTAGGCGTTAGCGTCATTGGCGTTTCACGTGCTTCGGAACTAGAGAAGACAATGCTCGTCTGGCGCTCTATCCTCGATGGTCTCGAGGGCGGTCAGGAAACTGCGGCGCGCGCTGGGCGCTGGTACCGCGCTTGGGAACTTAGCACCAATCGTAAGCGGACGGTGCAGATTCTCGCAGAGGGCGTGCAGGAGGTGCTTGGGGATGGCTTTGATTACTCTTGGGCGAGTCCCAGCCCGGGATACGTCAATAAGAGGGCTAAGAAGGGGAAGACGGTCGAGCAGGGTGATGCGGGTGCGCCGTGGTTGACACCCGCTGCGAGTCCGGAAGcggtgcctgtaaaggacGCCGGCGAGGTTGCAGAGGAGAAGAGTCTGCCATTGCGATGA